In Drosophila nasuta strain 15112-1781.00 chromosome 2R, ASM2355853v1, whole genome shotgun sequence, a single genomic region encodes these proteins:
- the LOC132786614 gene encoding transcriptional regulator ATRX homolog, with protein sequence MGEEKTDSRETIAGTSLINQADGDADCDGNSDVKSSKKKSSSGSKSTKRRQPTEQSEKIDNNVKENSRTKTNETKSGSKKSNSTIGNGDALNEVGNSADEQQEQQSIVEEKEEKPAFKISIVPLEKLLAQPDSSSNNARSTRNSANVRTPKANSDSKILSVRSSRRSRNNNVSIVELSDSEDDTDEEDIIVRNPIRARQTRTNSTSSSTSSNNKTKSKVSGKKPPVNKKSLLSKLLIDSDSSTLNEEPIKRTLRRCVVRIQRTKLPTKPPATVAEVEAEPEVKASEKTTNKAAAKAKTVETTASKAAAKAKTAEKVTTKAPEAKVEVSNDIDNGKKSDSKRRMSTDTEMEKASTSKRNRREKSASDSDNDSDYKDALDDQAESEQDSDDKQNKSDVEAEAEEEAAHSSGSEVMPQRKRRTFAGKKDAGGSANDSSDFEPEDKKNKKKRRRIKKNSSGESDDDEKNKNKRKHIRKIIKTKDLDLSTKEAAKEEDDRRKRIEERQKLYNRIFEKSESVEINELVLDFDEDSKKALLQVDKGLLKKLKPHQVDGVKFMWDACFETLKESEKNSGSGCILAHCMGLGKTLQVVTLSHTLLINTRRTGVERVLVISPLSTVNNWAREFVHWMGFAHRRDIEVYDISKYKDKPTRIFKLHEWFEEGGVCILGYDMYRILANEKAKGLRKKQREQLQQALVDPGPDLVVCDEGHLLKNEKTSISKAVTRMRSKRRIVLTGTPLQNNLKEYYCMIQFVKPNLLGTYKEYMNRFVNPISNGQYTDSTDRDLRLMKHRSHILHKLLEGCIQRRDYSVLAPYLPPKHEYVVYTTLSELQQQLYGYYMTTHRDQASSDICGKGARLFQDFQDLRRIWTHPMNLRVNSDNVIAKRLLSNDDSDEMEGFICDESEEEDAASNSSDSGESFKSDASLTLVSNDAAGGSKVKSRKTRNGVRSGMVDSDSDVELLSGPAVQKDDPSEWWKPFVEEKELNNVNHSPKLLILLRLLQQCEAIGDKLLVFSQSLQSLDVIEHFLSLVDSNTKGYEFEGDVGNFKGCWSPGEDYFRLDGSCSVEQREAMCKKFNNATNLRARLFLISTRAGGLGINLVAANRVVIFDVSWNPSHDTQSIFRVYRFGQVKPCYIYRLIAMGTMEQKVYERQVAKQATAKRVIDEQQISRHYNQTDLMELYTYELKPSVEREMPLLPKDRLFAELLTEHENLIFKYHEHDSLLEQEEHENLTEEERKSAWAEYEAEKTRAVQASQYMSYDRNAFGATVASQFGNASGSVTSNKIFGFRSDILLQLLNMKISKDHPELTQNQVIQLVPSYLQQLYNEMNNGDPTMYKDLLQLHTHIVHPSGMYMNPLLYANQHPSAAGYNQGTGQAVDGAAAAPNAANATGFEADKVYEID encoded by the exons ATGGGAGAGGAAAAGACAGATTCTCGGGAGACAATTGCTGGAACTTCTTTGATCAATCAAGCGGACGGGGACGCTGACTGCGACGGCAACAGCGACGTCAAGAGctcgaagaagaagagcagcagcggcagcaaaagTACAAAAAGAAGACAACCAACTGAGCAATCTGAAAAAATAGACAACAATGTCAAAGAGAAttcaagaacaaaaacaaatgaaacaaaatctGGTAGCAAAAAAAGTAACAGCACAATTGGTAACGGAGATGCATTAAACGAAGTTGGCAACTCTGCTGacgaacaacaagaacagcaaagTATTGTAGAAGAGAAAGAAGAGAAGCCagcatttaaaataagcaTTGTGCCGCTAGAGAAACTCTTGGCACAGccggacagcagcagcaataacgcTCGATCAACACGCAACTCGGCGAACGTCAGAACGCCAAAAGCAAACTCAGACTCAAAGATTCTCAGTGTTCGATCGTCACGTCGCAGCCGGAACAATAACGTTTCCATTGTAGAGCTGAGTGACAGTGAAGACGACACGGATGAAGAAGACATCATAGTGCGAAATCCAATACGAGCTCGTCAAACACGCACCAATTCAACATCCTCCAGCACCAGCTCCAATAACAAGACGAAGAGCAAAGTGAGTGGAAAGAAGCCGCCGGTGAATAAGAAGAGTTTGCTCAGCAAACTGCTGATCGATAGCGATAGCAGCACTCTCAACGAGGAGCCAATTAAAAGAACGCTGCGTCGTTGTGTTGTGCGCATCCAGCGCACGAAGCTGCCTACGAAGCCGCCAGCAACAGTAGCCGAAGTCGAAGCCGAACCAGAAGTCAAAGCATccgaaaaaacaacaaacaaagcagctgcaaaagcaaagacagtcgaaacaacagcaagcaaggcagcagctaaagcaaaaacagccgaaaaagtaacaacaaaagCACCGGAAGCAAAAGTCGAAGTCTCcaacgacatcgacaacgGAAAGAAATCGGATTCGAAGCGAAGGATGAGCACAGATACAGAGATGGAAAAAGCGAGCACTTCAAAGCGCAATCGACGTGAGAAAAGCGCCAGTGATAGCGACAACGATTCTGATTACAAAGATGCACTAGATGATCAGGCGGAATCGGAACAAGATAGCGAcgataaacaaaacaaatccgATGTCGAAGCTGAGGCTGAAGAGGAGGCTGCTCATAGCAGCGGCAGCGAGGTGATGCCGCAACGCAAACGTCGCACGTTTGCGGGCAAAAAGGATGCGGGTGGCTCTGCAAATGATTCATCTGATTTTGAACCCGaggacaagaaaaataaaaagaaacggAGACGAATTAAAAAGAATTCCAGCGGCGAAAGCGATGACGATgagaagaacaagaacaagcgCAAGCACATTCGTAAAATTATCAAAACTAAAGACTTGGATCTGAGCACCAAGGAGGCGGCCAAAGAGGAGGATGATCGACGCAAACGCATCGAGGAGCGCCAAAAGCTCTATAAtcgaatttttgaaaaatctGAGAGTGTGGAAATCAACGAGCTAGTGCTCGACTTCGACGAGGACTCCAAGAAGGCGCTACTGCAAGTGGACAAGGGTCTGCTGAAGAAGCTGAAACCCCATCAGGTGGATGGCGTGAAGTTCATGTGGGATGCTTGCTTCGAGACGCTAAAGGAGAGCGAGAAGAACTCCGGCTCCGGTTGCATTCTGGCCCATTGCATGGGTCTGGGCAAGACCTTGCAGGTGGTTACCTTGTCGCACACGCTGCTCATCAATACGCGACGCACGGGCGTGGAACGTGTATTGGTCATCTCACCACTAAGCACTGTGAACAATTGGGCGCGGGAGTTTGTGCATTGGATGGGATTTGCTCATCGACGTGACATTGAGGTATATGACATTTCCAAATACAAGGATAAACCGACGCGCATCTTCAAGTTGCACGAATGGTTCGAGGAGGGCGGCGTCTGCATTCTGGGCTATGATATGTATCGCATTCTGGCCAACGAGAAGGCCAAAGGATTGCGCAAAAAGCAACgcgagcagctgcagcaggcACTCGTTGATCCGGGGCCAGATCTAGTTGTTTGCGACGAGGGACATTTGCTGAAGAACGAGAAGACTTCGATTAGCAAAGCGGTCACCCGGATGCGCAGCAAACGGCGCATTGTTCTCACTGGCACGCCGCTCCAAAACAATCTCAAAGAAT ACTATTGCATGATTCAGTTCGTGAAGCCCAATCTGCTGGGCACCTACAAGGAGTATATGAATCGGTTTGTCAATCCCATTAGCAATGGCCAGTACACTGATTCCACAGACCGCGATCTGCGTCTGATGAAGCATCGGTCGCATATTCTGCACAAGCTGCTCGAGGGTTGCATTCAACGGCGTGATTACTCAGTGCTGGCTCCTTATTTGCCACCCAAGCACGAATATGTGGTGTACACCACGTTGTCagagttgcagcagcagctgtatGGCTACTACATGACTACGCATCGGGATCAGGCCAGCTCCGATATCTGTGGCAAGGGAGCGCGACTGTTTCAAGATTTTCAAGACTTGCGACGCATCTGGACGCATCCGATGAATCTGCGCGTGAACAGCGACAATGTTATTGCTAAGCGTCTGCTCAGCAACGATGACTCCGATGAAATGGAAGGTTTCATATGTGACGAATCCGAGGAGGAGGACGCCGCTTCGAATTCATCGGACAGCGGCGAGTCCTTTAAGTCGGATGCTAGCTTAACGCTTGTTTCAAACGATGCCGCTGGCGGCAGCAAAGTCAAGAGTCGTAAGACCCGCAATGGTGTACGCTCTGGTATGGTGGATAGCGATTCGGATGTGGAGCTGCTGAGCGGACCAGCTGTGCAGAAGGATGATCCATCCGAGTGGTGGAAGCCATTTGTCGAGGAGAAAGAGTTGAACAACGTTAATCATTCCCCCAAGCTACTCATCCTATTGCGATTGTTGCAACAGTGCGAGGCCATCGGTGACAAGCTGTTGGTCTTCTCGCAGTCCCTGCAATCTCTCGATGTCATCGAGCATTTTCTCTCTCTGGTGGATAGCAACACCAAGGGCTACGAGTTTGAGG GCGATGTGGGTAACTTTAAGGGCTGCTGGTCACCTGGCGAGGATTACTTTCGTTTGGACGGATCATGCAGCGTGGAACAGCGTGAAGCCATGTGTAAGAAGTTCAACAATGCAACCAACTTACGTGCACGTCTCTTTCTCATTTCGACACGTGCTGGCGGATTGGGTATTAATCTAGTGGCTGCCAATCGTGTGGTCATCTTTGATGTCTCCTGGAATCCCTCACATGACACTCAGAGCATCTTTCGTGTGTATCGCTTCGGTCAGGTGAAGCCCTGTTACATTTATCGTTTGATTGCCATGGGCACAATGGAGCAGAAGGTCTACGAACGTCAGGTGGCCAAGCAGGCAACGGCTAAGCGTGTGATCGATGAGCAGCAAATCTCTAGGCATTACAATCAAACGGATCTAATGGAATTGTACACGTATGAGCTGAAGCCGAGCGTTGAACGAGAAATGCCTTTGCTGCCCAAAGATCGTTTGTTTGCCGAACTGCTGACAGAGCATGAGAATCTGATATTTAAGTACCACGAGCACGACTCGTTGCTCGAACAGGAGGAGCACGAGAATCTGACCGAAGAGGAGCGCAAGTCCGCTTGGGCCGAGTACGAGGCAGAGAAGACGCGTGCCGTCCAAGCATCTCAGTACATGAGCTACGATCGTAACGCCTTTGGAGCGACGGTAGCCAGTCAGTTTGGTAATGCGTCTGGCAGTGTGACCTCCAATAAGATCTTTGGCTTTCGCTCCGATATTCTGCTGCAGTTGCTAAACATGAAGATATCCAAAGACCATCCGGAATTAACTCAGAATCAGGTTATACAGCTAGTGCCTAGCTATCTGCAGCAACTGTACAATGAGATGAACAATGGAGATCCGACCATGTACAAGgacctgctgcagctgcacacGCACATCGTGCATCCCAGCGGCATGTACATGAATCCATTGCTTTATGCCAATCAGCATCCATCGGCAGCGGGCTACAATCAAGGCACTGGACAAGCAGTTgatggagctgctgctgcgccaAACGCAGCAAATGCAACGGGTTTTGAGGCGGACAAGGTATACGAAATTGATTAG
- the LOC132786613 gene encoding nuclear factor related to kappa-B-binding protein: MSNNNNSNSNNNNSSMPYPDSEEEEEELSGSYNINDNDNHGQLSDCSNSNSSAASSNSGKTASSSSSSNSSDDEDDDDVDEDDGASDQDMHSDSDSDDATTTQSDELELAQLSKTHTFRLPRGLCESAAIFHEFFSVETWQMLPNNMQAQLQPLLPSYASILTPSQAAAEQQRTLLQLFNGGLQRFGQSPLLRLQQQLEEGSLRPDVLQLRLSIERSQRRERRFQQSERLSRLAKELFLSREQMLQQIYVMAPPPDADANLGLGNGPFKLQSRPRKRKTLTLHRENKFCVERARKRYCQELVELTRDLQLQPGELSADEQDEQATQLAILAEERQLKMETNTRPSNAADKKCIYSSFFKRRPGLEDELVLRSMQADKMQPLTEKNFKKYLRDYKRRKQQQPQLPDFETADIRLRDICTRAQFVGNFKPGRKPKALTARLNHNVNEPPALVPIGGNSSANASKVEPPTELLTDEPQQLYGRAAIEPDEDELEQELQQQAEVMQQIIAPPAAGMASPAAGHVELPKLEPFTPRSVISSSPKAMVKAGAHITGSPTRELTTSSSSTTAPLACYFSLLRDLFVSTPQHRLNYTELQSLLLKWRTESCVTGLPDWVRSLPNDWTQMLQSAVNFLAGDFVTLPAEYVPYIEHKTQLGIYQWIGAGRDSDARLQTLCQFWLQRRKEDALVQQLPQTPQLTPQHQQLSPAAGVDATPTPAPRCPTSWTVRVATQAEMLEFQRQERLRFEQPHRPFTYRMHGYESVVGPVKGIYTQSLALNKARGHAVMVDDRPPFVTILTLVRDATARLPNGEGTRSEISELLKCSQFINRQAAENVLQTIVSGALDRMHGGVDPCVRYDARRKIWIYLHRNRNEADFERMHRQNQTLVKQKQQQRKQHNNNKPKRDEPFEVTQAQAQGQELPALVAATTTTPNHVTANTTLIKKHPVAALQVKCPPVPPLKYHIPPTNINTTPPAAAAAVTATAASATATAAVSPHTAQKSLLKTTTQRSGVVTIVDRSASNNTAQVAGTATVQLLKTSPKPQQQPQQLARNTTPILVSTPTGLQTVHVAATPSKKLAIKKPIVINSPTQAATTAGASTTGSFIVPLEQQQSQQQPQLLTVSNNKATTPVRQTMPKNIIRLLPAGATSGAATKPSVVQLQPQTLATKPAGSVQILGPRMLAQTTVRPLQQKIGAVSIVSNKSVITSGTSIANNATTTGTSTIVKMSPQAFATLQQQQLKQKAANAIQSQQQQPQQQLQQQQQQRILVGNTAISSNKNIVFQALPKAAPKILSTVPGQTTKTLTTANLSPQQQRIVLQSFKQPLATAAASTPSSTSSATSTAAGTTTTRVIRTTPVSAASSSATSSTATTQGGHIITLDSLLQKSVPGKLLTAGSNIIQLATSTSPGNIITMSPSGQAPLQSIAGTTAKQLPATARIVTAGPGGMVPKIIGKTTVVPGKPLLLHAKTLKLGTTNAVSTTQAATPTTTLKTTPQSIVIGGQTMKIQGAAIPTRNASGAPMQTVIMGNQLVRLATSSNSGSSSTSTTTNSNSMPSTSSGIASTPKTLLIGAGAAQTLRLGKNVLLAASSGSGSVATTTTTTAATATPANNLVFAVQGNGGQLFFSPGLQGVNLKPLSNMKVIPMSTAGGVVSASSGVKLSNVAGTVDAVVGKTLNSKLLPTAVIKTASGGHAN; the protein is encoded by the exons AtgagcaataacaacaacagcaacagcaataataacaacagcagcatgcCATACCCGGATtccgaggaggaggaggaggagctcAGCGGGTCTTACAAcatcaacgacaacgacaatcATGGTCAGTTGAGTGActgcagcaatagcaacagcagcgctgccagcagcaacagcggtaAAACGGCGAGTagttccagcagcagcaactcaagcgacgacgaagacgacgacgatgtgGATGAGGACGACGGTGCCTCCGATCAGGACATgcacagcgacagcgactcCGATGATGCCACCACCACGCAATCGGATGAATTGGAGCTGGCGCAGCTAAGCAAAACTCACACATTTCGTTTGCCTCGTGGTCTCTGCGAGAGTGCGGCTATATTCCACGAGTTCTTCAGCGTGGAGACCTGGCAAATGTTGCCTAATAACATGCAAGCTCAGCTCCAGCCACTGCTACCAAGCTATGCCTCAATCCTAACGCCTTCGCAGGCTGCAGCCGAGCAGCAGCGCACGTTATTGCAGCTCTTCAATGGAGGATTACAGCGGTTTGGGCAATCGCCACTACTACgcctgcaacagcagctggaggaAGGCAGTCTACGGCCTGATGTGCTGCAGCTGCGTCTCAGCATCGAACGTTCACAGCGACGGGAGCGTCGTTTCCAACAGTCCGAGCGGCTCAGCCGCTTGGCCAAGGAACTGTTTCTCTCCCGCGAGCAAATGCTGCAGCAGATCTACGTAATGGCTCCGCCTCCCGATGCTGATGCTAACCTTGGGCTAGGTAATGGTCCGTTCAAGCTGCAGTCACGTCCACGCAAACGAAAGACGCTCACGCTGCATAGGGAGAACAAGTTTTGTGTGGAGCGTGCGAGAAAACGATATTGCCAAGAGCTTGTAGAACTGACGCGTGATCTACAGCTGCAACCTGGGGAGTTGAGTGCCGACGAGCAGGATGAGCAGGCAACACAGTTGGCTATCCTTGCCGAGGAGCGTCAACTGAAGATGGAGACGAATACGCGACCCTCGAATGCGGCAGATAAGAAATGTATTTACAGCAGCTTCTTCAAGCGTCGTCCGGGATTGGAGGATGAACTGGTATTGCGTAGCATGCAGGCAGACAAGATGCAGCCGCTCACCGAGAAGAACTTCAAGAAATACTTGCGCGACTATAAACGAcgaaaacagcagcaaccg CAATTGCCGGACTTTGAGACAGCGGACATTCGATTGCGTGATATTTGCACGCGTGCCCAGTTTGTGGGCAATTTCAAGCCGGGACGCAAGCCAAAGGCATTGACAGCGCGTCTCAATCACAATGTGAATGAACCGCCAGCGCTCGTACCCATCGGAGGCAATTCGTCAGCAAACGCCTCGAAAGTGGAGCCCCCAACGGAACTGCTCACGGATGAGCCGCAGCAGCTGTACGGACGAGCGGCCATCGAGCCCGACGAGGACGAGCTGGAGCAGGagttgcagcagcaggcagAGGTGATGCAGCAAATCATTGCGCCTCCAGCAGCAGGAATGGCGTCGCCTGCAGCTGGTCACGTTGAGCTGCCCAAACTGGAACCGTTCACGCCTCGCTCAGTAATTAGCAGTTCACCTAAAGCTATGGTGAAGGCTGGTGCCCACATCACAGGCAGTCCGACCAGGGAGCTGACAACATCGTCGTCCTCAACGACTGCGCCACTTGCCTGCTATTTCTCGCTGCTTCGTGATCTGTTTGTATCAACGCCACAGCATCGTTTGAACTACACAGAATTGCAGTCGCTGCTTCTCAAATGGCGGACAGAGAGCTGTGTCACCGGGTTGCCCGACTGGGTGCGCAGTCTGCCCAACGATTGGACGCAAATGCTGCAGTCGGCCGTCAACTTCTTGGCCGGAGACTTTGTGACACTGCCGGCGGAATATGTGCCATACATTGAGCACAAAACACAGCTGGGCATTTACCAATGGATTGGCGCTGGTCGGGACTCGGATGCACGGCTGCAAACGTTGTGTCAATTCTGGCTGCAGCGACGCAAAGAGGATGCATTGGTACAGCAGTTGCCACAAACACCGCAGCTAACGCCACAACACCAGCAGCTAAGTCCCGCTGCTGGCGTGGATGCAACCCCAACGCCAGCTCCTCGTTGCCCCACCAGCTGGACAGTGCGTGTCGCCACGCAAGCAGAGATGCTGGAATTTCAGCGGCAGGAGCGATTGCGCTTCGAGCAACCGCATCGACCATTTACCTATCGCATGCATGGCTACGAGAGTGTCGTTGGTCCTGTTAAGGGCATCTATACGCAGAGTCTGGCGTTGAACAAGGCGCGTGGCCATGCCGTCATGGTGGACGATCGACCGCCCTTTGTGACCATCCTGACGCTGGTGCGCGATGCCACCGCTCGACTGCCGAATGGCGAGGGAACACGCTCGGAAATCTCCGAGCTGTTGAAGTGCTCGCAGTTCATCAATCGCCAGGCGGCGGAGAATGTGCTACAGACGATTGTGAGTGGCGCCTTGGATCGCATGCATGGCGGTGTCGATCCTTGTGTGCGCTACGATGCGCGTCGCAAGATCTGGATCTATTTGCATCGCAATCGCAACGAGGCGGACTTTGAGCGCATGCATCGACAGAATCAAACGTTGGtcaagcagaagcaacagcaacgcaagcagcacaacaacaacaagccaaAGAGAGACGAGCCCTTCGAGGTGACGCAAGCACAGGCACAAGGCCAAGAGCTGCCTGCTCTAGTGGCAGCCACCACAACGACGCCGAATCATGTGACAGCAAATACAACTCTAATCAAAAAGCATCCCGTTGCAGCGTTGCAGGTCAAGTGTCCGCCTGTGCCGCCACTCAAGTATCACATACCTCCCACAAATATTAACACGAcgccgccagcagcagcagcagctgtgacagcgacagcagcgagtgcaacagcaacagctgcagtcAGTCCACATACGGCACAAAAATCGCTGCTGAAGACGACGACGCAACGCAGCGGCGTTGTCACCATTGTAGATAGATCAGCCTCCAATAATACAGCGCAAGTTGCGGGCACAGCAACCGTGCAACTGCTGAAGACGTCGCCaaagccgcagcagcagccgcaacaatTGGCCCGCAATACCACGCCCATCCTGGTATCCACGCCTACCGGGTTGCAGACGGTGCATGTGGCTGCCACGCCCAGCAAGAAGCTGGCCATCAAGAAGCCCATTGTTATCAATTCCCCCACACAAGCAGCGACGACAGCCGGCGCAAGCACAACTGGCAGTTTTATCGTGCCCCTCGAGCAGCAACAATctcaacagcaaccacagttGTTGACcgtaagcaacaacaaagcaacgaCTCCAGTGCGACAGACAATGCCCAAGAACATCATACGACTGCTGCCAGCTGGTGCAACAAGTGGTGCAGCAACGAAACCTTCTGTTGTCCAGCTGCAGCCTCAAACGTTGGCCACCAAACCCGCGGGCTCTGTGCAAATCTTAGGACCACGCATGCTCGCCCAGACCACAGTGCGTCCGTTGCAGCAAAAGATTGGCGCCGTCTCCATAGTGAGCAACAAGTCGGTCATAACCAGCGGCACCTCGATTGCCAACAATGCGACGACAACAGGAACGAGCACGATTGTGAAGATGTCGCCTCAAGCATTTGCCACactccaacagcagcagctcaagcAGAAGGCTGCCAATGCTATTCagagccagcagcagcaaccacaacaacaactccagcagcagcaacagcagcgaatACTTGTCG gCAACACAGCAATTTCgtcaaacaaaaacattgtgTTCCAGGCGCTGCCGAAAGCGGCGCCCAAAATACTCAGCACTGTGCCCGGTCAGACGACGAAAACGTTGACCACTGCGAATCTctcgccgcagcagcagcggattGTGCTTCAGAGCTTCAAGCAGCCgctggcaacagcagccgcatcgACACCGTCgtcaacatcatcagcaacttCAACAGCGGCAGGAACAACAACGACGCGCGTAATACGAACAACTCCAGTATCGGCAGCAAGCTCTAGTGCCACATCTagtacagcaacaacacaggGGGGTCACATCATTACGCTGGACAGTTTACTGCAGAAATCAGTGCCCGGCAAGCTGTTGACCGCTGGCAGCAATATCATCCAACTGGCCACCTCAACATCGCCAGGCAACATCATCACAATGTCACCCAGTGGCCAAGCGCCGTTGCAATCGATAGCGGGAACGACGGCCAAACAGTTGCCGGCAACGGCGCGAATTGTGACTGCTGGCCCTGGGGGAATGGTGCCCAAGATCATTGGCAAGACAACGGTTGTGCCTGGCaagccgctgctgttgcatgccaAGACACTTAAGCTGGGCACCACAAATGCGGTGAGCACAACACAGGCGGCGACGCCAACGACGACATTGAAAACGACGCCGCAGAGCATTGTGATTGGCGGTCAAACAATGAAGATACAGGGAGCG GCCATTCCAACGCGCAATGCGTCCGGTGCGCCAATGCAAACGGTAATCATGGGCAACCAACTCGTGCGGTTGGCtacgagcagcaacagcggcagcagcagcaccagcacaACAACCAATAGCAACAGCATGCCCAGCACATCCAGCGGCATTGCGAGTACACCCAAGACTCTGCTCATTGGCGCTGGAGCAGCGCAAACGTTGCGTCTGGGCAAGAATGTGTTATTGGCTGCGAGTAGTGGTAGCGGCAGCGTTGCGAccacgacgacaacaacagcagcaactgcaacacctGCCAACAATCTTGTATTTGCCGTGCAAGGCAATGGCGGCCAATTGTTCTTCTCCCCCGGACTGCAAGGTGTCAATCTAAAACCGTTGTCCAACATGAAAGTGATACCCATGTCGACGGCTGGAGGTGTTGTCAGTGCCAGCAGCGGTGTAAAGTTAAGCAATGTTGCGGGAACCGTTGATGCGGTGGTTGGCAAAACATTAAACTCCAAACTGTTGCCAACAGCTGTGATTAAAACAGCGAGCGGAGGCCACGCGAATTAG